One genomic segment of Hordeum vulgare subsp. vulgare chromosome 2H, MorexV3_pseudomolecules_assembly, whole genome shotgun sequence includes these proteins:
- the LOC123430248 gene encoding uncharacterized protein LOC123430248 — MASVQRPCAVVLLACAAAFLMTVGAQPMNNPILSDPNVVPVYMSPGAQPTVVSCYNQSSPSQAPECMIPVRRCPAGCRDLCYVHCPSCKLVCMCELAGTECYDPRFVGGDGNKFLFHGRRDADFCLLSDANLHINAHFIGKRNVQAARDFTWVQALGIRFGGHRLYVGVKRTVTWDNAVDRLAITFDGMPVELDAAPAASWSPASAPALSVFRIGAANGVVVRLNGRFRIVANAVPVTEEDSKVHDYGLTADDSLAHLNVAFKFNSISADVHGVLGQTYRSDYVSAGVDMGAKIPVMGGAGKYQVSGIFETDCEVARFAGEDVVRVGAVDMIDEPADTICGSSKGSAGLVCKK; from the exons ATGGCGTCTGTCCAGCGCCCGTGTGCGGTGGTGCTGCTCGCCTGCGCCGCCGCATTCCTCATGACGGTCGGTGCCCAGCCGATGAACAACCCCATTCTTTCGGACCCCAACGTGGTCCCCGTCTACATGAGCCCCGGGGCGCAGCCCACCGTGGTGAGCTGCTACAACCAGAGCAGCCCGTCGCAGGCCCCAGAGTGCATGATCCCGGTGCGCCGGTGCCCCGCCGGCTGCCGCGACCTCTGCTACGTGCACTGCCCCAGCTGCAAGCTCGTCTGCA TGTGCGAACTGGCCGGCACGGAGTGCTACGACCCGCGCTTCGTGGGCGGCGACGGCAACAAGTTCCTGTTCCACGGCCGCAGGGACGCCGACTTCTGCCTGCTCTCCGACGCCAACCTGCACATCAACGCGCACTTCATCGGGAAGCGCAACGTGCAGGCGGCGCGGGACTTCACCTGGGTGCAGGCGCTCGGCATCCGCTTCGGCGGCCACCGCCTCTACGTCGGCGTCAAGAGGACGGTCACCTGGGACAACGCCGTCGACCGCCTCGCCATCACCTTCGACGGCATGCCCGTCGAGCTGGACGCGGCGCCGGCCGCTAGCTGGAGCCCGGCCTCCGCGCCCGCGCTGTCCGTGTTCCGCATCGGCGCGGCCAACGGCGTGGTTGTGCGCCTCAACGGACGGTTCCGCATCGTCGCCAACGCGGTGCCGGTGACCGAGGAGGACTCGAAGGTCCACGACTACGGCCTCACCGCCGACGACAGCCTCGCGCACCTCAACGTCGCGTTCAAGTTCAACTCCATCAGCGCCGACGTGCACGGCGTGCTTGGCCAGACCTACCGCTCGGACTACGTCAGCGCCGGAGTCGACATGGGCGCCAAGATCCCGGTGATGGGGGGTGCCGGAAAGTACCAGGTGTCCGGCATCTTCGAGACGGACTGCGAGGTGGCGCGCTTCGCCGGAGAGGACGTCGTCCGCGTCGGGGCGGTGGACATGATCGACGAGCCGGCCGACACCATATGCGGCAGCAGCAAGGGCAGCGCCGGGCTGGTCTGCAAGAAGTGA